DNA sequence from the Coregonus clupeaformis isolate EN_2021a chromosome 30, ASM2061545v1, whole genome shotgun sequence genome:
TGAAAAGACCCACCTACGTCTTCCAGCTGCTCCATGGCCTTCTTCTTCTTGAATCCAACTAATGAGAGATGTTAAAGATTAGCACCAACATACAAAGACCCAACTCATCATACAAAGTTATATGAAGTGTAAGAAAACATATAATATGTATACCAGGCATTCTCACCCTCAATCACATTCAATGCTGCAGTGCAAATAGCATTGCCATATTCATTTGTAGCATAGCATTTGTaagtgtctgtctcctctccagacACTCTGGGAATCTGGTGAAATAAATCAACTATATAACTGACTGGATTAATGGGTTATATGCATGCCATTGCACAAGGTTAGACTCACCTCTAAAGTGTATTCACCAGTAGCTTCTTCATATTTGTTTTGAAATTTCTCTGTGTCTGACATATCCCCCTTTGCTCTTCCCCAAGTCACATCCAGTTTTGGATCCCCACACACATGGGCTTTGAAAATGGCTAATTTACCTGTACGATGTGCAAAAACATTGATTCATTATAAAATACCTCAATCCCAATGTGAATTACACTCCAAAAGCTATCTCACATAGACAGACACTGAGAGGGCATAGGCCTGATACAGATCTCTTAAAACATCTAAGGGGCTCACCCTCTTGAATGGTTAGAGCGATGGGTTTGCTAAGGAAGTCTGGGGTGCTCTTGCCCTCCGGTAGCTCCTCTATAAACTGCGTGATCATGACCCCAGGAACCTTGGACCTCTTCTTGATGCCAGCTGGAGAAAACATGAGAAGCAAAAAGAAAATAAGTCAGATACACTGAGTGcattaaacattaggaacacctgttctttccatgacatagactgaccaggtgaatccaggtgaaagctatgatcccttgttaaatccacttcaatcagtggatTGCATCATTCATCATTCAGTTTCGTCAAAATCAGCCCAGTGCTGTGTCAGCTATCGCGCGTTACTAACGAACGAACAGATGCagacagatccacagtcccctccccgatttcatTGTGGGGGACAATTATTAAATGATGGTATATTTATTTCCATTTTCTTACAAGTCATTAGTGGAGAGGAGGCATCCTGTTATTTTAGCTAGCAGTAGGCCTGGGTCTAGACTACAGTAGCTAGTTACACATGCTTTTAGCAGACACCCTTatacagagcaacttacagtagtgagtgcatatattttcctGCTTTTTCATACTGTTCCCCCGTGGTTatcaaatccacaaccctggcgtggcAAGCGCaacgctctaccaattgagccacacaggaccacataCTATGCATCTGCTGCATATCTGGCCCTAAAATGAAGCGGTTCTGTATTTTGCATGACAGACGTATTCCTACCAGCAGATGTCAGTCATGGCATGCTTTTCCCCAAGTGAGGTACTGGAAATGGTTTCAAAGTCTTTACCGTGCACATCACAGGACAATGATAATCCAAAGTACACTAGGCAGCCTATAacacattttgtattattcttgtCCTTGAATCTGAATAGCATTTTACATTATCACACAGGAGAATGGCCTGGAGGTTTAGGAAGTGTTTTGTAATGAGAAGAGCAATTgtgtgtataaatatatatatatatatatatatatatatatatatatatatatatcttaacAGAATGTAGACATCAGAGATAAAACCAACCTCTTTATCCTGAAGTACACGGATTACAGTTTCTCTCTATGTCTTACAATTTCTCAGGAAAATTTACATTTCTATTTCTCTGCATGTTCATTCCAGAAAAATGTGCATGCATACTACACATTCTTCTAGAAATATGTATACAATACAGATACTATACCACTGTTTTTTTTCATCAAAAATAGCTTGAACATTTTGGTTGTTTGTGTTTTTCATATTCAGATCTGCCCTAAAGACAGCATGAGCTAAACTGATTTGATTGGTTGCCCAGAATATGTCTAACCTCAGGACACACAATCAAAATCAATTTACCTCATTGTGTggaatttgaaaaacaaaacactAGTGAGTGAAAAAGCAAAACTTGCTATTAATCACTGTCCtacctttttaaaaatatttttcctGTTCAGCCTGTGAAGGGCCTGGGCATGCAAAGACAAAGTGATGACATGGAAGCAGATGGGACAAGAGACATTAATCCTGGTAAGGActtggggagagggaggggaaagggagaggagaagaaccTTTCTGGCAAAGACATGGCTGAGACCTAGTACTTGGTATAGAGACATTAGGATATGTATGGTAAAAACAGGATAGATTCCAGACATACAATAATATGGTAACATTTTACTTAAAGCCGCAAATATATAGAGACATAACGTATTATAAGCCTTATAATAAAACACCATAAAGGCTCATACATGTATATGCTTATAACAAGTAATGAAGGATAATACCACTTAAGACATACCCTTTATGGACTAACCTAATGAAGAGGACCAAGTCAGTAGAGAAATACAAGTTCATTAATTTCTCAGACAATTTATTGTTGTAGAGATGTTATTTCTCTTCTGTGAGACATGTTACTAGACCCTAGAGCTGTCCATTCCGTCATCCTCCCCATCCTCAGGGCAATTCCAATGTTCATGTGTTTATGGTCAACTCTGATTGAATGGCTATATTTCAGAGAGATGCCATTGTGTATAAAAGAGACAGCCCTCCTCTTGAGACTCCGGCTCATCTGCACAGTTCAATATTCAATGAGACTGAACATTCATTCTAAATTGTGTTCCATCCTGTCTTGTTCCTTGTTTTGGGTCTTGCAGTAATCTCTTCTGAAACTGCTGATCACTTGAAACAAGATGTACTTATTTTGTAATCGATTCCTTCTGTTGTGGTTTGTCTTGGGGTTGTTCATCTCATAATAGACTGATCAGGAACCTTGGTACATCCATAGAGCCTGAGGATTACGAGTTGGCAAGAGCTCTGCTATTGGCATTCTGTGGTCCTCAGTAGTATCTTCTTACTCATTACCATAAAGCAAAATATTTGTCTCATCAGTTCCTTTATTGTAATTGCATAAGATACTACTAATCTATCACACTAGTGCCCACTAGCCACACTGCATTAAGAAATAACCAAAGTACAATTTCTTCCATTGGGTTCTTATCTACATAAGGACAGCCTTTTCGCAATATGAAAAAAAGTAAAACATCTTCTCCTgtgtatgttgggaaaataattgGCATGATTAAAGCATTTTTGTAACCCAGCTATTATCAAAAATGGTTTTACTTGGCAGGTATACTTAGCTATGTTCAAAGCAGGCTTTCTGGCAACATACAGTATGCTGCCGATAATACTGTAGGCTCCTGCAATACCACAGTGAACCACAACAACTTCCCATCTTCATTCTCTCTGGCAATCATTGGGGTCCTTCTGAAGATAAAGCTTGATGTTTGAGGTCTTCTCTGTCttagggagaatctcaattgcacacgcaaaacccattggaggagaaggtcagaggggagggacctctagctttctcatccaataggttttgagaaggagacaaggagagaggacgcgaggagtatgcaattgagatcttcccacagtctgttctgtgtaccggtaccccctccctcaggttccgtcggccatcgagcagctgcgaggggcccggtactttaccaagttggacctgaggagtgacTACAACCTGATccaaatccgggaaggagacgggtggaagacggcattcagcactacctcaggccactatgaatactgcatcatgccctacggcctcgccaacgcaccttccgtgttctagtccttcgtcaatgacgtgttccgagacatgctgagtagacaggtggtggtgtacatcgacgatatcctgatctgcTCGGCTACGTTCGACGAGCACGTCAAGGACGTCAGATCGGTACTACTCTGCCTCCGGAAACACAGCCTGTTTGTAAAGGGGGAGAAatggccatctccttcctgggatacaggatcagtcctcggggtgttcatggaaagagcgaagacggatgccgtcaggtcatggccagtccccaccaccatcaagggcctacagagcttcctgggcttcgcaaatttctaccggtgtttcatcaggtccttcagctccatagccgctccgctcacctctctccttaaggggggacctcagaagctggcctggaaccctgaggctgacgctgccttcaagtgACTGAAGGAGaagttcaccacagcgcccctcctaaaacacccagatccagctcgtcctttcatcctggaggtggacgcatctgaggagggcgtgtgtggggtcctctcccagcggcatggtaagccagagaaaatgtatccctgtgcttttttctcaaaaaagcttacccccgtaaagaggaactatggagttggagaccgggagctgttggcggtggtcctcgctctggaggaatggagacactggctggagggcgcagtccatccattccggattctcactgaccaccggaatCTGGAGCACATACGGGCTGCAAaatggatgaactctcgtcaagccaggttgCCCAATTTCTTCTTGCTTTTagtttattctgtcctaccgGCCAAGATCCCAGAATGTGAATGCCGACatactctccaggatgcaccataccggagaaaggaaggatctgggggggtCCTATCCTTCCTCCGTCTCTCATAGTGGcacctgtcatttgggatgtggatgaagacatccgcctggcgactcaggaggacccagcgcctgccaacgaagacacctcggaatgccccggcaggcaaactagttcctctcccagtgcctcagcgacattggtcacacctgtccatagactttgtcaccgacctcccacgttctgacggcttcaccaaagtcctggtggtcgtagatcggttctccaaatcatgctgTTTTTTgacactaactggtcttccttctgctctccaggtcgctgaggtgggccacggccagcctcacttctgtcatgtctcctcccgtggctcccctccggcactctgattcaccggtctactgagccacctgtCTGAGCGCACCACCGGAATGAAAACCAACACACCCTAttcacctcatcatctcatcaccacccttatataccctggactgttcagtgttgtgttgtgtgtgattgttagtgtcttgtcgtgtactcactctttgttgttctcttgctcagtgttaagtaaacctttacattgttgatgtctgcgtcctgcctcttcgtatcctcagtactcgtcacaactTCTTTGTTGTCTTTTGACATTTCATAATTTATGGGATACGTATGATTGTGTATCTTGAGTAAGgcaaagtgtgtttgtgtgtgattgctgtGTTTCTCATAGTCTGGTAAAGAAATAGCATACAGTGCATTGCCTTTCATCTTATTTTGGTGGTGTGCTCATTTAAGAACCATCAGAAAACAATTTAATTACATGGGATTCAAAAGATTATTGCACTTCATTTAACAGCCAAGACCTTGTGCGTGTGACAgggcacatacagttgaagtcggaagtttacatacagttaggttggagtcattaaaattaagttgactgtgcctttaaacagcttggaaaattccagaaaatgatgtcatggctttagaagcttctgatagactaattgacataatttgaatcaattggatgtgtacctgtggatgtatttcaaggcctaccttcaaacacagtgcctctttgcttgacatcatgggaaaatcaaaagaaatcagccaagacctcagaaaaaagattgtagacctccacaagtctggttcatctttgggagcaatttccaaacgcctgaaggtaccacgttcatctgtacaaacaatagtacgcaagtataaacaccatgggaccacgcagccatcataccgctcaggaaggagacgcgttctgtctcctagagattgacatactttggtgcgaaaagtgcaaatcaatcccagaacaacagcaaaggaccttgtgaagatgctggaggaaacaggtacaaaagtatctatatccacagtaaaacgagtcctatatcgacataacctgaaaggccgctcagcaaggaagaagccactgctccaaaaccgccataaaaaagccagactatggttggcaacacatggggacaaagatcgtactttttggagaaatgtcctctggtctgatgaaacaaaaatagaactgtttggtcataatgaccatcgttatgttttgaggaaaaaggggtagcgcttgcaagccgaagaacaccatcccaactgtgaagcatgggggtggcagcatcatgctgtgagggtgctttgctgcaggagggactggtgcacttcacaaaatagatggcatcatgaggaaggaaaattatgtggatatattgaagcaacatctcaagacatcagtcaggaagttaaagcttggtcgcaaatgggtcttcgaaatggacaatgaccccaagcatacttccaaagttgtggcaaaatggcttaaggacaacaaaatcaaggtattggagtggccatcacaaagccctgacctcaatcctatagaagatgtgtgggcagaactgaaaaagcatgtgcgagcaaggaggcctacaaacctgactcagttacaccagctctgtcaggaggaatgggccaaaattcacccaacttattgtgggaagcttgtggaaggctacccgaaatgtttgacccaagttaaacaatttaaaggcaatggtaccaaataataattgagggtatgtaaacttctgacccactgggaatgtgatgaaataaataaaatctgaaataaaacattctctctactattattctgacatttcacattcttaaaataaaaagtggtgatcctaactgaccttagacagggaatgtttactaggattaaatgtcatgaattgtgaaaaactgagtttaaatgtatttggctaaggtgtatgtaaacttctgacttcaactgtacctaatAAAACTATGACCATGCTGTCAccgacattgtgcaaatgaatgGAGGGGTTATACTTGAATAGGTAAGCAGATAAAAATAGCAAGGTCAAGGTTTTTGTTCTAAGTATAAAAACCATATCTACTTGTTTAATGCATATCTAAATAGCTTTAAATCCCCATTAATTAAATCCACTAAGGTTGTATTTACACAGTGTGAGAGAAACATTAGTATTAGCATTACTTTAAGGTTAATATAAATGATAGGTGTGTACAATCCTGTTACTCTGGTTGTGTAAATTGCTGTTTTAACATAACTTTGTACCTAATCCACCACGGCTGTGCACATCTCATGTTCTTACCCCCACCCTCTGTACTCTGAAACTTGCATGTTCAGATACAAGGTATCTCTGTTCCGAACGAAGTCTCTCCTTATCCTCTATTCTAAGAACAAACAGTTCTTAGTACTCGCATGAGAACACAGAGGACTCCGAATATTTGGCCACCTCATCCAGTAGATATCTGTTGGTTTGACACATTGAGACAGTTGTGGTGGAACtagccatgactaagcatttatAGGTCTACTATATAAGACTTTGTTTATCTCTGTGTGTCAGAGCTCTCGGCCCAATACTCAAGAGTGTGGGGTCGACCAGCCTCATTATTGCAGAGCACTCACTCTATTCATTTGTGTGTGGTGTGACCTGCTCCCTTAGTAATACGTTtagaataaagtaatatcctgattggtgattgaccttgtctctcctcattaaataattagaatttccacgacaacaggcagcccaattctgatctttttcccaattattggcaaaagatcagaattagactgcctgtgtaaatgcagcctaagAATTGTCTCGCCAAAAAGTGGAAGACAAAGGTCATCGCATAAGGGTCTTGGTATGGGAGGCAATTCTCAAAAGTTAAGAGCTGTGGAAATACCTTATTTGTTCCAAAAACTCTTCCAGGCTTGTTTTGAGGCATTATTACATCTGTATGGTACAAATCCATAATCAAGCCTATCCCCAAATATGACACTAAAATCCCATTGAACAATAGAGGGATAAGTCTCATTAGCACTGTATGTAAATTGTATTCTTGCATTCTAAATAACAGGCTCTCCCACTATCTAGAACTGTCTGGTCAGCTTGCTGATGAACAGAATTACTTAGGAAAGCCAGAGCGTTTATAgaccatatatatacacacacactttcttcaCAGTGGTCTGGGCTAGAATTCAAGAGAGAGAACCAAGTTGCCTGTTTTATTGATTTTCAGAAGGCTTTCGATTGGGTGAAAAGAGACTTGCTTTTAGACTAATTAAAATGGGAATTGATGGAGGATTCTATGATGCCTTCAAAGCTCTTTATCGGGCTCCAGTTGCCTGTGTTCAGGTCAATGTCCTCAAGACTGGCTGGTTTCCAACCCCTCACGGTGTAAAGCAGGGAGACATACTCTCGCCCACTTTATTTGCACTATATGTTAATGATTTAGCACTACAAATAAAACATGCTAAACTTGGTGTTGAAGTTGCGGATATATTCCTGAGCATCTTGTTGTATGCTGATGACATAGTTCTCCTTGCAGAGACCGAAGATGACCTCCAAAATATGTTGAATATTGTTAATTTATGGCGTACTAAATGGAGACTAGTGGTAAATCAAGAGAAGACCCAGATTGTTCATTTCAGAACGAAGGGCCTGCAGAGAAGTGCACACAACCTTTGTTTTGGTACAACAACATTATTCTACACTGGGCTCCATAAATACCTTGGTTTCACTCTGGATGAACACATGACCTTTGAAGATGG
Encoded proteins:
- the LOC121546468 gene encoding immunoglobulin-like and fibronectin type III domain-containing protein 1; this translates as MEDFIKQLRDNFSTRFEDYSMPKAGIKKRSKVPGVMITQFIEELPEGKSTPDFLSKPIALTIQEGKLAIFKAHVCGDPKLDVTWGRAKGDMSDTEKFQNKYEEATGEYTLEIPRVSGEETDTYKCYATNEYGNAICTAALNVIEVGFKKKKAMEQLEDVGSGRVNKNCIRPCVRPSFVLGNAKLAKPQGESNVYPV